A window of the Pedobacter frigiditerrae genome harbors these coding sequences:
- a CDS encoding OstA-like protein, whose product MKKLRFFLIFLLFPSILFAQQRTKIILQSFNVMNVDTKAKVTKLKSPVFLHDNSILSSDSAYFFTERNYVEFFSNVHINQGDTLNIYSDFLNYDGNTKNAHLTGKVRLVDKTPTELTTNLLDYNTGTRIGQYYDGGKIVNKDVILTSKRGWYFANTKDAFFRYNVVTVTPQSTIKTDTMRYNTFSNWTYFYGPTNIKGKDDNLYTENGAYNTASENAYFGKKNLYTQGSKSLKGDSLYYDGKKGYGKAVKNIIFMDTQDKTLLKGQLGEYYKADERVVVTKNAYFAMGTKDSITVGQKKIPDSLFLGADTLETQRVLLKSLKVLNRPIVQKNNQVGADEEKEKEAKEKEKAEARKQLAEEAKIKKAAPVETSSTKKLSKKERKLAEQKAKDLKDNPPTQKQIDRLKFVSDSIRTDSLKADSLLRKIVVAKPIITAKKDTVKVDKKTNTRVAEKNKPAINTPATKAKLGATPSTKKDSVVAFNPADTVRTRAIRAYHNVRVFKTNMQATADSLFYTAADSTLRWYKNPMLWSEGTQQTGDTIHVFFKNDKIHSFQVIQNGFIVNVETDSTKFNQVKGKLITGFFSNGNVRDVYVDGNAESIYYNRDDKGVYQNMSQSVSGRIRFKFDDKELTDITYVKGDEGVTHPIDKLPKETLLTGFIWKPELRPTSKADIIKGLPAKKAPVKPKPTSKPKTAPSVKGKDSSGIKPILPVKKTEVKPLVKEEKTTDSLKKEITPELKIDTLKKN is encoded by the coding sequence GTGAAGAAATTACGCTTTTTCTTAATCTTTTTACTCTTTCCAAGTATTTTATTTGCGCAACAGCGTACTAAAATTATTTTGCAGAGCTTTAATGTAATGAATGTTGACACCAAGGCAAAAGTTACTAAACTGAAAAGCCCTGTCTTTTTACATGACAATTCCATATTAAGTAGTGATAGTGCTTACTTTTTCACGGAAAGAAATTATGTCGAGTTTTTTAGTAATGTTCATATTAACCAAGGTGATACACTAAACATCTATTCTGATTTTTTAAATTACGATGGCAATACCAAGAATGCGCATTTAACCGGCAAGGTTCGTTTAGTAGACAAAACACCTACAGAGTTAACTACAAACTTACTTGATTATAATACTGGAACAAGAATTGGCCAATATTATGATGGAGGTAAAATTGTAAATAAAGATGTAATCTTAACAAGTAAAAGAGGTTGGTATTTTGCCAACACTAAAGATGCCTTTTTTAGATATAATGTGGTAACGGTAACTCCACAATCTACTATCAAAACAGACACGATGCGTTACAATACCTTTAGCAATTGGACCTATTTTTATGGCCCAACAAATATTAAGGGAAAGGATGATAACTTGTACACTGAAAACGGAGCTTACAATACGGCAAGTGAAAACGCTTATTTCGGCAAGAAGAATTTGTATACACAAGGCTCAAAATCATTAAAAGGTGATAGTTTATATTATGATGGCAAAAAAGGCTATGGTAAAGCTGTAAAGAATATCATTTTTATGGATACTCAAGACAAAACTTTATTAAAAGGTCAATTGGGAGAATATTACAAAGCTGACGAACGAGTTGTAGTAACCAAAAACGCTTATTTTGCTATGGGGACGAAGGATTCTATTACCGTTGGCCAAAAGAAAATACCCGATTCCTTGTTCTTGGGAGCAGATACTTTAGAAACCCAAAGAGTATTACTCAAATCATTAAAAGTTTTAAATAGGCCAATTGTTCAAAAAAACAATCAGGTTGGTGCTGATGAAGAGAAGGAAAAAGAAGCAAAAGAAAAAGAGAAGGCAGAGGCCAGAAAGCAACTTGCCGAAGAGGCTAAAATTAAGAAAGCAGCACCAGTTGAGACCAGCAGCACCAAAAAATTAAGTAAAAAAGAAAGAAAACTAGCTGAACAGAAAGCAAAAGACTTAAAGGACAATCCACCAACACAAAAGCAAATTGATAGGCTAAAATTTGTAAGTGATAGTATACGAACAGATAGCTTAAAAGCTGATAGCTTGTTGCGAAAAATTGTGGTAGCTAAACCAATCATTACTGCGAAAAAAGATACCGTAAAAGTTGACAAAAAAACTAATACTAGGGTTGCAGAAAAAAATAAACCTGCAATTAATACTCCAGCAACAAAAGCTAAGCTAGGCGCAACACCTTCAACCAAAAAAGATAGTGTTGTGGCGTTTAATCCTGCAGATACGGTTAGAACAAGGGCAATTAGGGCTTATCACAATGTGAGAGTCTTTAAAACAAATATGCAGGCAACAGCCGATTCCTTATTCTATACCGCTGCCGATTCTACTTTACGTTGGTATAAAAACCCCATGCTATGGTCGGAAGGAACACAGCAAACCGGAGACACTATTCACGTATTCTTTAAAAACGATAAAATCCACAGTTTTCAGGTGATACAAAATGGATTTATCGTAAACGTTGAGACAGACTCTACCAAGTTTAACCAAGTTAAAGGAAAGCTGATTACAGGATTTTTTAGCAATGGAAATGTGCGAGATGTTTATGTAGACGGCAATGCCGAAAGTATTTATTATAACAGAGACGATAAAGGCGTTTATCAAAACATGTCTCAATCTGTTAGCGGTAGAATTCGTTTTAAATTTGATGACAAGGAACTTACCGACATTACCTACGTGAAAGGCGATGAGGGTGTAACGCATCCAATTGATAAATTACCTAAAGAAACATTGTTAACTGGTTTTATATGGAAACCAGAATTAAGGCCTACTAGCAAAGCTGATATCATAAAAGGATTACCAGCTAAAAAAGCGCCAGTAAAACCTAAGCCAACCAGTAAACCGAAAACCGCTCCTTCAGTAAAAGGAAAAGATTCATCAGGCATAAAACCAATATTACCAGTTAAAAAAACCGAAGTAAAACCTCTTGTAAAAGAAGAAAAAACTACGGATTCTTTGAAAAAGGAAATTACTCCTGAGCTGAAAATTGATACTTTAAAAAAGAATTGA
- a CDS encoding M28 family peptidase → MNQLRLISIIILLLLSNFCFASNNSDTTLIKSHLTVLTKTPKFRTYQNVDQLNQTANYIKSVFEKYADSVYFQEYEVNGQTYKNVICSFGTANKKRIIVGAHYDSCGDQEGADDNASGVVGLLELARMLKGQKLNQRIDLVAFSLEEPPFFRTEFMGSYVHAKSLIDNKTEVYGMISLEMIGYFKDEKKSQSYPLGLLSLIYGNKGNYITLIKKFGAGQFTRKFCRTFKSAKTIRTKKFAGPPALPGIDFSDHLNYWNFGFSALMLTDTSFFRNKNYHKPTDTMETLDIARMSKVIDGVFASLIKL, encoded by the coding sequence ATGAATCAATTAAGACTCATATCAATCATCATTCTTCTCTTACTGAGCAATTTCTGTTTTGCATCCAACAACTCAGATACGACACTCATCAAATCTCATCTAACAGTCCTTACCAAAACACCTAAGTTTCGCACTTATCAAAACGTAGACCAGCTCAACCAAACTGCCAACTACATTAAAAGTGTTTTTGAGAAATATGCAGACAGTGTTTATTTTCAAGAATATGAAGTAAACGGACAGACCTATAAAAATGTGATTTGCTCTTTTGGCACTGCCAATAAAAAAAGAATTATTGTTGGTGCACATTATGATAGTTGCGGCGACCAAGAAGGTGCAGATGACAATGCAAGTGGCGTAGTTGGTTTATTAGAATTGGCTAGAATGTTAAAAGGCCAAAAGCTAAACCAACGGATAGATTTAGTGGCCTTTTCATTAGAAGAACCACCATTTTTCAGAACAGAATTTATGGGTAGTTATGTTCATGCCAAATCATTAATAGATAACAAAACAGAGGTTTACGGAATGATTTCCTTAGAAATGATTGGTTACTTTAAGGATGAGAAGAAATCGCAAAGCTATCCACTTGGTTTGCTTTCATTAATTTATGGCAATAAAGGAAATTACATCACCTTAATTAAAAAATTTGGTGCTGGGCAATTCACTAGAAAATTTTGTAGAACATTTAAGTCGGCCAAAACGATAAGGACAAAAAAGTTTGCTGGTCCGCCAGCATTGCCAGGAATTGATTTTTCAGACCATTTAAACTATTGGAATTTTGGCTTTAGTGCATTAATGCTCACCGATACTTCTTTTTTTAGAAATAAAAACTACCACAAGCCTACCGATACAATGGAAACCTTAGATATTGCTCGAATGTCAAAAGTAATTGATGGTGTTTTTGCATCTTTGATAAAATTGTAA
- the tilS gene encoding tRNA lysidine(34) synthetase TilS, with the protein MLPLEQFTSYIKKNALFATSDKILLAVSGGKDSVLMAQLFKLSNYNFSIAHCNFNLRDDEAQRDEAFVKLLAATLGVPFYVTHFDTKGYANEHQISTQMAARDLRYQWFEKIREEGSYNYIALAHHQNDVIETLLLNLTRGTGISGLHGILPKRDKLIRPLLFLSRQQIDELIESDNIAFVEDSSNETTKYARNKIRLNVIPQLRDINPNLEQTFAQNIKRFAETEEVLRQVVEQKRDEITREENGAICFSIEQIKKLHPQKLLLFELLSPYHFTDSVVDEVLESLTKQSGTSFYSNSHRATINRDDLMISALPKEVVFEHHFMHPQDEFVKVESQKISLYYTESNLVEDNRNKAFVDFDKLIFPLIIRFRQDGDRFMPLGMKQFKKLSDFLIGNKIPLPQKEKIPLLINGNGEIIWVAGLRQDNRYKVNATTKKVAIFELSN; encoded by the coding sequence ATGTTGCCACTGGAACAGTTTACATCTTACATCAAAAAAAATGCCCTTTTTGCTACGTCTGATAAAATCTTATTAGCGGTAAGTGGTGGCAAGGATTCTGTTTTGATGGCTCAGCTATTTAAACTCTCTAACTATAACTTTAGTATTGCGCATTGCAACTTTAATTTGCGAGACGATGAAGCCCAAAGAGATGAGGCCTTTGTAAAGCTATTGGCGGCAACATTAGGTGTTCCATTTTATGTAACTCATTTTGATACAAAAGGATATGCAAATGAACATCAAATCTCAACGCAAATGGCTGCAAGAGATTTGCGTTACCAGTGGTTTGAAAAAATTAGAGAAGAGGGCAGTTATAATTACATCGCCTTAGCTCATCATCAAAATGACGTGATAGAAACCTTATTGCTAAACTTAACTAGAGGTACTGGAATAAGTGGTTTACATGGCATTTTGCCTAAAAGGGATAAATTAATAAGACCATTGTTGTTTTTATCTCGACAACAAATAGATGAGCTAATTGAAAGTGATAACATTGCCTTTGTTGAGGATAGTTCTAACGAAACAACAAAGTATGCCCGTAATAAAATAAGATTAAATGTTATTCCGCAACTGCGGGATATTAACCCAAACTTAGAACAAACCTTTGCTCAAAATATTAAACGATTTGCAGAAACTGAGGAAGTTTTACGACAAGTAGTTGAACAGAAAAGAGATGAAATTACTAGAGAAGAAAATGGGGCTATCTGCTTTTCTATCGAGCAAATCAAGAAACTTCATCCTCAAAAGTTATTGTTGTTTGAGTTGTTAAGTCCTTATCATTTTACAGATTCAGTTGTTGATGAAGTTTTAGAATCCCTAACTAAACAAAGCGGAACCTCATTTTATAGCAATTCACATCGAGCAACTATCAATAGAGATGATTTGATGATATCGGCCTTGCCCAAAGAGGTGGTTTTTGAACATCATTTTATGCACCCACAAGATGAGTTTGTGAAAGTTGAAAGCCAAAAAATCTCACTTTATTATACTGAATCTAACTTGGTGGAAGATAACCGCAACAAAGCTTTTGTAGACTTTGATAAATTGATTTTTCCATTGATTATCCGTTTTAGACAGGATGGCGATCGTTTTATGCCTTTGGGGATGAAACAGTTTAAAAAGCTAAGTGATTTTTTAATAGGCAATAAAATACCATTGCCTCAAAAAGAAAAAATTCCCTTGTTAATTAATGGAAATGGAGAAATTATTTGGGTGGCAGGCCTAAGGCAAGACAATAGATATAAAGTAAATGCAACAACAAAAAAAGTTGCTATATTCGAACTGTCAAACTGA
- a CDS encoding MoxR family ATPase — MQFKNEVEAVDALNQSFNKIKAEIGKVVIGQDEIIKAVLIAIFSNGHCLLVGVPGLAKTLLVQTVASVLDLNFNRIQFTPDLMPSDIIGAEILGEDRHFKFIKGPIFSNIILADEINRTPPKTQAALLEAMQEKAVTAAGHTHKLPQPFFVLATQNPIEQEGTYPLPEAQLDRFMFNIKLDYPAFADELTIVKNTTSNREVKLEKIISADEIQYFQKLIRNIPVTDNVLEYAVKLAAKTRPNTELASEAINNYVSWGAGPRASQFLVLGAKCHAAISGKYAPDIEDVQAVAEPILRHRIVRNYRAEAEGLSIEKIIKDLF; from the coding sequence ATGCAGTTTAAAAACGAGGTAGAAGCCGTAGATGCGCTGAACCAATCCTTCAACAAAATAAAAGCCGAAATAGGCAAAGTTGTAATTGGTCAGGATGAAATAATAAAAGCTGTGCTCATTGCTATTTTTAGCAACGGGCACTGTTTATTAGTTGGCGTACCTGGCTTGGCAAAAACCTTGTTGGTTCAAACTGTTGCTAGCGTTTTAGACCTCAATTTTAACAGAATTCAGTTTACGCCAGATTTAATGCCAAGCGATATAATTGGTGCTGAGATTTTAGGTGAAGACCGTCATTTTAAATTTATAAAAGGTCCAATCTTTTCTAACATTATTTTGGCCGATGAGATTAACCGTACACCTCCAAAAACACAGGCAGCTTTATTAGAAGCCATGCAAGAGAAAGCGGTTACAGCGGCTGGTCACACACATAAATTACCTCAACCTTTCTTTGTATTGGCTACACAAAATCCAATTGAGCAAGAAGGTACTTATCCACTTCCCGAAGCGCAATTAGACCGTTTCATGTTTAACATTAAGTTAGATTATCCAGCATTTGCTGATGAGTTAACCATTGTGAAAAACACAACGAGCAATAGGGAAGTTAAATTAGAGAAAATCATCAGTGCTGATGAAATTCAATATTTCCAAAAGCTAATCAGAAATATTCCTGTTACTGATAATGTACTAGAATACGCTGTTAAGTTAGCTGCCAAAACTCGTCCAAATACCGAACTTGCATCAGAAGCAATTAACAATTATGTTTCTTGGGGCGCTGGACCAAGAGCTTCTCAGTTTTTGGTATTAGGTGCTAAATGTCACGCAGCTATTTCAGGGAAATATGCGCCAGATATTGAAGATGTACAAGCAGTTGCAGAGCCCATTTTACGCCATAGAATTGTTCGTAATTACAGAGCAGAGGCCGAAGGTTTGTCAATAGAAAAAATCATTAAGGATTTGTTTTAA
- a CDS encoding non-canonical purine NTP diphosphatase, translated as MANRLVFATNNQHKTSEVRELLKPNYEVLNLTDIGCEYDIPETGETFAENAALKSTYVVENYHIDCFADDSGLEVEALNNEPGIYSARYSGKRGDAENLHFLLQKMEGMTNRKARFKTVISLIKDGQNYFFEGVIEGTLRTEPTGEKGFGYDPIFEPNGYNITFAEMEMGEKNQISHRALAMQKLITFLQQSV; from the coding sequence ATGGCTAATAGATTAGTTTTCGCTACCAACAACCAACATAAAACAAGTGAAGTTCGTGAGCTATTAAAACCTAATTACGAGGTTTTAAACCTTACAGATATTGGTTGCGAATATGATATTCCCGAAACTGGAGAGACATTCGCTGAAAACGCTGCCTTGAAAAGTACATACGTGGTTGAAAATTACCATATCGATTGTTTTGCAGACGATAGCGGATTGGAAGTGGAAGCCTTAAATAATGAGCCTGGAATTTATTCTGCAAGATATAGCGGGAAAAGGGGCGATGCAGAGAATTTACATTTTCTTTTGCAAAAAATGGAAGGCATGACTAATAGAAAGGCTCGTTTTAAAACTGTAATTTCTTTGATTAAAGATGGGCAAAATTATTTTTTTGAAGGAGTGATTGAAGGAACTTTAAGAACTGAGCCAACTGGCGAAAAAGGTTTTGGTTACGACCCAATATTTGAACCAAACGGCTATAACATTACTTTTGCTGAAATGGAAATGGGAGAGAAGAATCAAATTAGTCATAGAGCATTAGCTATGCAAAAACTAATTACTTTTTTGCAGCAATCAGTTTAA
- a CDS encoding glycerophosphodiester phosphodiesterase family protein: MKKLLLLTLFLSLFLTTWAQKKFDVQGHRGARGIMPENTIAGMIKAIDLGATTIEMDIVISKDKQAVVSQEPYFNHEYSLTPAGKPISLKDEKKYNIFKMDYEEVKKFDVGSKVHPRFLGQQKFKAHKPLLGELIDSVEAYVKLHKLTKPDYNIETKLIRKGDGEFQPSPEEYVEIIMEIVKKKKLEKRVIIQSFDIRTLQYLHQKYPKMKTSLGIDEKEDFENNIADLGFTPTIYSPYSVLVGKNLVDKCHKAGVKIIPWTVNSVKDIEYMMNLGVDGIITDYPNLMGQINKGN; the protein is encoded by the coding sequence ATGAAAAAACTCCTACTTTTAACCTTATTTCTTTCTTTGTTTTTAACAACTTGGGCACAAAAGAAATTCGATGTTCAAGGACACCGAGGCGCTCGAGGTATTATGCCAGAAAATACTATCGCAGGAATGATTAAAGCCATAGATTTAGGAGCCACTACCATAGAAATGGATATTGTAATTTCTAAAGATAAACAAGCTGTGGTCTCACAAGAACCCTATTTTAATCACGAATATAGTTTAACGCCAGCAGGAAAGCCAATTTCGTTAAAAGACGAAAAGAAATACAATATCTTTAAAATGGATTATGAAGAAGTGAAGAAGTTTGATGTTGGTAGCAAAGTTCACCCTCGCTTTTTAGGACAACAGAAGTTTAAAGCTCATAAGCCATTATTAGGAGAGTTAATAGACTCGGTAGAAGCTTATGTGAAACTGCACAAATTGACAAAGCCCGACTATAATATCGAAACCAAACTAATTCGTAAAGGTGATGGGGAGTTTCAACCTAGTCCAGAAGAATATGTAGAAATTATAATGGAAATAGTAAAAAAGAAAAAACTTGAAAAACGTGTGATTATTCAATCTTTTGATATCAGAACTTTGCAATATCTACATCAAAAATATCCTAAAATGAAAACTTCTTTAGGGATTGATGAAAAGGAAGATTTTGAAAATAACATAGCAGATTTAGGCTTTACACCGACAATTTATAGCCCATATTCGGTTTTGGTTGGGAAAAACCTAGTTGATAAATGCCACAAAGCTGGTGTAAAAATTATCCCGTGGACAGTAAACTCTGTAAAGGATATCGAATACATGATGAACCTAGGTGTTGATGGAATTATAACGGATTACCCAAACTTAATGGGGCAAATTAATAAGGGTAATTGA
- a CDS encoding peptidylprolyl isomerase, with translation MKKFLLIAGGLMCLFLNVNAQKTNIDKVVAVVGSNIILLSDLNQQYAIYLNQGNPADEKAKCYFLQQMLVQKLLKQQAEIDSIMVEDTQVDDALDKRMRYQIQRMGGQEKLEQFLQKSVLQYKDEMRPDIKEGLIAEKMQQKITENATVTPLEVKQYFEGYKKDSLPDIGTELEIGEISLYPKLTKAEKQKYYDKLDAIRLRIKSGEDFGFLAKTYSEDPGSASEGGDYGFIDRTTMVKEFTAWAFKLKAGEMSPVFETEFGYHIVQVIERRGEQAHVRHILIKPVTTLASLERVKLKADSIYKDIVAKKIPFSAAASLYSDNKETQYNGGMMLYADNVTARTTFIPVEKLDPTIFVVVDTMKVGSISKPVAFNNAQDGKEGYKIFLLKSKIPPHKGNLDQDYPKFKERAQKEKEAKIMSEWFEKRKETTYIRVDDEFATCDEMKLWVKTDKKQ, from the coding sequence ATGAAGAAATTTTTATTAATAGCAGGCGGTTTAATGTGTCTGTTTTTAAATGTAAATGCACAAAAAACGAATATAGATAAAGTTGTTGCCGTAGTTGGAAGTAATATTATTCTATTATCAGATTTAAATCAGCAGTACGCCATTTACCTTAATCAAGGTAATCCGGCAGATGAAAAAGCTAAATGTTATTTCTTGCAGCAAATGTTGGTTCAAAAATTATTGAAACAACAAGCAGAGATTGACTCGATCATGGTTGAAGACACTCAAGTTGATGATGCCTTAGATAAACGTATGCGTTACCAAATACAACGCATGGGTGGACAAGAAAAATTAGAGCAATTTTTGCAAAAGTCTGTACTACAGTATAAAGACGAAATGAGACCTGACATTAAAGAAGGTCTTATTGCAGAGAAAATGCAACAAAAAATAACCGAAAATGCTACGGTTACACCATTAGAGGTTAAACAATACTTTGAAGGATACAAAAAAGATAGCTTGCCAGATATTGGTACAGAACTAGAAATTGGTGAGATTTCTTTATATCCAAAATTAACAAAAGCCGAAAAGCAAAAATATTACGATAAACTTGATGCCATTAGATTACGTATTAAAAGTGGAGAAGATTTTGGTTTCTTAGCTAAAACTTATTCTGAAGATCCAGGTTCAGCATCTGAAGGTGGTGATTATGGGTTTATCGACAGGACTACAATGGTAAAAGAATTTACTGCTTGGGCATTTAAATTAAAAGCCGGAGAAATGTCACCAGTATTTGAAACCGAATTTGGTTATCACATTGTGCAAGTGATAGAGCGCAGAGGTGAACAAGCCCATGTAAGACATATCTTAATTAAGCCTGTTACAACCTTAGCAAGTTTAGAGCGTGTTAAATTAAAGGCAGATAGCATCTATAAAGACATTGTAGCTAAAAAGATACCGTTTTCAGCTGCTGCATCTTTATACTCAGACAACAAAGAAACACAATACAATGGAGGTATGATGTTATATGCAGATAATGTAACAGCTAGAACAACATTTATTCCCGTAGAAAAATTAGATCCTACTATATTCGTGGTTGTAGATACAATGAAAGTTGGGTCTATATCTAAGCCCGTAGCCTTTAACAATGCACAAGATGGAAAGGAAGGTTATAAAATTTTCTTGTTGAAATCTAAGATCCCACCTCACAAAGGAAACTTAGATCAAGATTACCCAAAGTTTAAGGAAAGAGCTCAAAAAGAAAAAGAAGCTAAGATCATGAGCGAGTGGTTTGAAAAACGCAAAGAAACTACCTATATTAGGGTCGATGACGAGTTTGCTACTTGTGATGAAATGAAACTTTGGGTTAAAACAGACAAGAAACAATAA
- a CDS encoding M28 family peptidase, giving the protein MNKIFIIPLIVLCSFIACTNDKKTSEETLVVKLSSPEFNADSAFAYTKAQVDFGPRIPSTEAHTNCLSYLVKKFKSFGGEVFVQQGAAKTYDSKNHQLKNIIAAFSPEKTQRVLITAHWDARPFSDQDADPKMKDRPFDAANDGASGVAIMLEMARQIQQKQPNVGVDFILWDIEDYGSSNDESTDDTTWCIGSQYWAKNPPVKGYKPMYAINLDMVGGSNAQFTQDEVSRKYAPEIVQKVWSIGNEIGYSAYFVSDISPSLIDDHYWVNKAGIPCIDIIDYSANGVFYKNWHTQLDNLNNIDRNTLKAVGQTVLEVIFREKPAA; this is encoded by the coding sequence ATGAATAAAATTTTTATAATCCCCCTAATTGTATTGTGCAGCTTTATTGCTTGTACAAATGATAAAAAGACGAGTGAAGAAACACTAGTTGTTAAATTATCTTCGCCAGAATTTAATGCAGATAGTGCATTTGCCTATACAAAAGCTCAAGTAGATTTCGGACCAAGAATCCCATCGACCGAAGCACATACTAATTGTTTAAGCTATTTGGTTAAAAAGTTCAAATCTTTTGGAGGAGAAGTTTTTGTACAACAAGGAGCAGCTAAAACTTATGATAGTAAAAATCATCAATTAAAGAACATTATTGCTGCTTTTAGCCCAGAGAAAACACAACGAGTTTTAATTACTGCCCATTGGGATGCTCGCCCATTTTCTGATCAAGATGCGGACCCTAAAATGAAAGATAGACCTTTCGACGCAGCTAATGACGGCGCAAGTGGTGTTGCCATTATGTTGGAAATGGCTCGTCAAATTCAACAGAAACAACCAAATGTTGGTGTAGACTTTATTTTATGGGACATAGAAGATTATGGTAGCTCTAATGATGAATCTACAGATGATACTACATGGTGCATAGGTTCTCAATATTGGGCTAAAAACCCACCAGTAAAAGGGTATAAGCCCATGTATGCCATTAACTTAGATATGGTGGGTGGTAGTAATGCACAATTTACACAAGATGAGGTTTCTAGAAAGTATGCACCAGAAATAGTTCAAAAGGTTTGGAGCATTGGCAATGAAATTGGGTATTCTGCTTATTTTGTCAGTGATATTTCGCCTAGCTTAATCGACGATCACTATTGGGTAAATAAAGCTGGAATACCTTGTATTGATATTATTGATTATTCTGCTAATGGTGTTTTTTATAAAAATTGGCATACTCAGTTGGATAACTTAAATAATATCGATAGAAATACTTTAAAAGCTGTTGGTCAAACTGTGCTTGAGGTTATCTTTAGAGAAAAACCTGCAGCCTAA
- a CDS encoding DUF4440 domain-containing protein produces MKKIIYSLLIAAISVSAYAQKADGTTKSLVNAEKAFAEDAAKDGANAAFTKYAANDALVFRPNPVNAKKFYGTAPDMKNLSWTANYARVSRSGDLGFTIGSYVVDGEKKSYGHYLSVWRVNNGKWEFILDLGAETNKPLKKATQTYIEPKDHVSPKFANDKELKASKEIINSTEKTLNATLKSYGPSAFAGFLNKDAQLFFPGTEVLIGKENIQAFNNRMIEKINLKTTSFDKALGADIGYTYGVATIDYKTDLRETFHYIYIWERQTDGNWNIMSQIYTLAER; encoded by the coding sequence ATGAAGAAAATAATTTACTCCCTTTTAATAGCAGCGATTAGTGTAAGCGCTTATGCACAAAAAGCAGATGGTACAACAAAATCATTAGTAAATGCAGAAAAAGCATTTGCAGAAGATGCTGCTAAAGACGGAGCCAATGCGGCTTTTACAAAGTATGCCGCCAACGATGCTTTAGTTTTTAGACCAAATCCCGTTAATGCTAAAAAGTTTTACGGCACTGCTCCAGATATGAAAAACTTAAGCTGGACAGCTAATTATGCTCGAGTTTCTAGAAGTGGAGATTTAGGATTTACGATTGGAAGCTATGTAGTTGACGGAGAGAAAAAATCTTACGGACACTATCTTTCTGTTTGGAGAGTGAATAATGGCAAATGGGAATTCATTTTAGATTTAGGAGCAGAGACCAATAAACCATTAAAAAAGGCTACTCAAACTTATATTGAACCTAAAGATCATGTTTCGCCGAAATTTGCAAATGATAAAGAGTTAAAGGCTAGTAAGGAAATCATTAACTCAACGGAAAAAACTTTAAATGCAACTTTGAAATCTTACGGACCAAGCGCCTTTGCTGGTTTCTTGAACAAGGATGCTCAATTGTTTTTCCCAGGAACAGAGGTGTTAATCGGTAAAGAAAACATTCAAGCGTTTAACAACAGAATGATTGAAAAAATCAATTTAAAAACAACTTCATTTGATAAAGCGTTAGGTGCTGATATTGGTTACACTTATGGTGTAGCAACAATTGATTATAAAACTGATTTACGTGAAACTTTTCACTATATTTATATCTGGGAACGCCAAACTGATGGAAACTGGAACATCATGTCTCAAATTTATACCTTGGCAGAACGCTAA